The following proteins come from a genomic window of Galactobacillus timonensis:
- a CDS encoding ferredoxin — protein MKYHVNETCIGCGLCASICPEVFSLNDQGVSVAIDTDVPEEALDRAQEAMNSCPVGAIEKGIFKNLRGW, from the coding sequence ATGAAGTACCATGTCAATGAAACATGCATCGGCTGCGGCCTTTGCGCAAGCATCTGCCCCGAAGTATTCTCTCTGAATGATCAGGGTGTCTCAGTCGCAATTGACACTGACGTCCCGGAAGAGGCACTCGACCGTGCCCAGGAAGCGATGAACAGCTGCCCAGTCGGTGCCATTGAAAAAGGGATATTTAAAAATTTGAGGGGATGGTGA
- a CDS encoding ISL3 family transposase, which produces MSLNTNKEDIMELFGLEDSDVEDFQYQNLNGNAQISVRLVPHYEPCPECGCKTPRIKDYYWKKITHSVLSDRKCTLLYRARRYVCPVCHRTYAEKNPFSFGSMSISAFTVQRVLTDLKNYNETFSSVARRYHLSPATAAYLFDDHVSLPRKPLPEMISFDEVYAFRNYSEKFVCVLMDFQRQTPIDFLNSRREDRLLSYFMKIPLEERKKVKACSFDMYDTYRTVMKKCFPNSIGIVDRFHLCQELGRQTDSVRIRAMKGTTKGSDEYYLLKKFNWILYRHSDSSTKDGKKLFDPNGQRRYNNHFKFPINYYDLREKLLKISPELMESWNLKEKVYDYYETATPNDREQKLNELITEFRKSQVPEMRHFASTLTKWRTEIINSLTTYGYIYKVDSKTGKPNAYHKRMTNAIIENRNSICKCIKKNANGYHNWDRFRNRLMYVLDKDATYSLNPIHSNVTKTAK; this is translated from the coding sequence ATGTCTCTTAACACGAATAAAGAGGACATCATGGAGCTCTTCGGCCTGGAAGACAGTGATGTGGAGGACTTCCAGTATCAGAACTTGAATGGAAATGCACAGATCTCAGTCCGGCTCGTTCCGCACTATGAGCCCTGCCCGGAATGCGGCTGTAAAACTCCAAGGATCAAAGATTATTACTGGAAGAAGATTACGCACAGTGTTCTTTCTGATCGTAAATGTACGCTGCTTTACCGGGCCAGACGATATGTCTGTCCGGTATGTCATCGAACCTATGCAGAGAAGAATCCATTCTCCTTTGGCAGTATGAGTATCTCCGCATTCACGGTTCAGAGAGTGCTCACGGATCTGAAGAACTATAACGAGACATTCTCTTCCGTTGCGCGCAGGTATCATCTCTCTCCTGCCACAGCTGCCTATCTGTTTGATGATCACGTCAGTCTTCCCAGGAAACCTCTGCCGGAGATGATCAGCTTTGATGAAGTCTATGCCTTCCGCAACTACAGCGAGAAATTCGTCTGTGTTCTTATGGATTTCCAGAGACAGACGCCCATTGATTTCCTGAACTCCAGACGGGAAGATCGGCTGCTCAGCTACTTTATGAAGATCCCGCTGGAAGAGCGGAAGAAAGTCAAAGCCTGTTCCTTCGATATGTACGATACCTATCGAACGGTCATGAAGAAGTGTTTCCCGAACAGTATCGGTATCGTGGACAGATTCCATCTCTGCCAGGAACTGGGACGCCAGACCGACAGTGTTCGAATCCGTGCCATGAAAGGAACCACAAAAGGTTCCGATGAATACTATCTTCTCAAGAAGTTCAACTGGATTCTCTACAGGCATTCCGACAGCAGCACAAAAGATGGTAAGAAGCTGTTCGATCCAAACGGACAGAGAAGATATAACAATCATTTCAAATTTCCGATTAACTACTATGATCTCCGCGAGAAGCTCCTGAAAATAAGCCCTGAGCTGATGGAGTCATGGAATCTGAAAGAAAAAGTATACGACTACTATGAGACCGCCACGCCCAACGATAGGGAGCAGAAACTGAACGAACTGATTACGGAGTTCAGGAAGTCTCAGGTACCGGAAATGCGTCACTTCGCCAGCACACTGACCAAATGGCGGACCGAAATCATCAATTCTCTTACTACCTACGGCTACATCTACAAGGTCGATTCCAAGACCGGCAAACCCAATGCCTATCATAAGCGGATGACCAATGCGATCATTGAAAACCGAAACTCAATCTGTAAGTGCATCAAGAAGAATGCGAACGGCTATCACAACTGGGACAGATTCCGCAACCGCCTCATGTACGTTCTGGACAAGGATGCGACCTACTCATTGAACCCGATACACTCGAATGTCACAAAAACGGCGAAATAA
- a CDS encoding cation diffusion facilitator family transporter codes for MAEEDIREKVIIRTSVTAIGVNLGLAGLKAVIGAAANSIAITLDAVNNLSDALSSVITILGTKLGAKKPDKEHPMGYGRIEYFSELIVSTLVLYAGVSSVVESVKKILHPEAASYSTLSLVILAIGVAVKIVLGRYVKKKGIETNSGSLQASGADALSDAVLSSSVLGAAILYAVMHISLEAWLGVVIGAMIVKSGVELLKDTLNAILGERPAPELSKKVKKIVADQPGVRGVYDLVLTNYGPQRYIGSVHVELPDTMSVKDVDILDRKIQKAVYQETGVLMTGIGVYSYNTQDDAAAAAEQKVRRIAEQTGGVLGIHGFYMDEAKKQLRFDATISFDVDHQQTMDKLQNSIEAAFPDYTVSITGDIDTAD; via the coding sequence ATGGCTGAAGAAGATATACGGGAAAAAGTAATTATTCGTACCAGCGTGACGGCAATTGGCGTTAATCTTGGCCTGGCGGGTTTGAAGGCGGTGATTGGTGCTGCTGCAAATTCGATTGCGATTACACTGGACGCGGTTAACAACCTTTCGGATGCACTGAGTTCTGTAATTACGATTCTTGGAACAAAGCTAGGCGCTAAGAAACCGGATAAGGAACACCCCATGGGTTATGGGCGCATTGAGTATTTCAGTGAGCTGATTGTCAGTACACTGGTTCTTTATGCCGGTGTTTCATCTGTGGTTGAATCTGTGAAGAAGATCCTTCATCCGGAAGCCGCCTCCTATTCGACGCTGTCGCTTGTGATTCTGGCGATCGGTGTGGCTGTGAAAATCGTACTTGGCCGCTATGTGAAAAAGAAAGGCATTGAAACTAACAGCGGGTCGTTGCAGGCATCGGGTGCGGATGCGCTGTCGGATGCGGTTCTTTCTTCCTCTGTTCTTGGTGCGGCAATTTTGTATGCAGTGATGCATATTTCTCTGGAAGCGTGGCTTGGCGTCGTGATCGGGGCAATGATTGTAAAGTCTGGCGTTGAACTGTTGAAAGATACGCTGAATGCGATTCTTGGTGAGCGCCCTGCGCCGGAACTGTCGAAAAAAGTGAAGAAGATTGTGGCGGACCAGCCGGGTGTGCGCGGTGTATATGATCTGGTGTTGACAAATTATGGGCCGCAGCGCTACATCGGGTCTGTTCATGTGGAGCTTCCGGATACGATGTCGGTCAAGGATGTGGATATTCTGGACCGGAAGATTCAGAAGGCTGTATATCAAGAGACAGGTGTGCTGATGACAGGCATTGGAGTCTATTCCTACAATACGCAGGATGATGCGGCCGCAGCAGCGGAGCAGAAGGTTCGCCGTATCGCTGAGCAGACGGGCGGCGTCCTTGGCATCCATGGTTTTTATATGGATGAAGCGAAAAAACAACTTCGCTTTGACGCAACCATCAGCTTTGATGTGGATCATCAACAGACGATGGATAAGCTGCAGAATTCAATTGAGGCGGCGTTCCCTGATTACACAGTTTCCATCACCGGTGATATTGATACGGCAGACTGA
- a CDS encoding ABC transporter ATP-binding protein — MATVELNHLVKVYPNAEGTKKKHHWNEPQKKSNLKVTEEGVLAVDDFNLKIKDQEFIVLVGPSGCGKSTTLRMVAGLEEITHGDLLIDGKRVNDVAPKDRDIAMVFQSYALYPHMTVRENMGFPLKIRKMPKEEIDARVNDAAEILGITEYLDRKPKALSGGQRQRVAIGRAIVRNPKVLLMDEPLSNLDAKLRNQMRAEIIKLRQKIHTTFIYVTHDQTEAMTLGDRIVIMKDGVIQQIGTPQTVYDNPVNLFVAGFIGVPQMNFYDGTLIKKADGSYAVQVEDAVIDLSAEKCAHLKERGVEGQEVTIGVRPEHITLTRAEGKMVKGTVDVAELMGASEHLHVNAMGKDGIIIVPTLDLKGSSFRIGSSIEFTFPGSMVHVFDKKTGINLEYDPQTMKQ; from the coding sequence ATGGCAACCGTAGAACTGAATCATCTCGTCAAGGTTTATCCCAATGCGGAAGGTACAAAGAAAAAGCATCATTGGAATGAGCCGCAGAAGAAGTCGAATCTCAAGGTGACCGAGGAAGGTGTCCTTGCGGTCGATGACTTCAATCTCAAGATCAAGGATCAGGAATTCATCGTCCTTGTCGGACCGTCCGGCTGCGGCAAGTCGACGACACTGCGCATGGTCGCGGGTCTGGAAGAGATCACACACGGCGACCTTCTGATTGACGGCAAGCGTGTCAACGATGTGGCACCGAAGGATCGTGATATTGCGATGGTATTCCAGAGCTATGCTCTGTATCCGCATATGACGGTTCGTGAGAACATGGGATTTCCGCTGAAGATCCGCAAGATGCCGAAGGAAGAGATTGATGCCCGCGTCAATGATGCGGCCGAGATCCTTGGCATCACGGAATATCTGGACCGTAAGCCGAAGGCACTGTCCGGCGGCCAGCGGCAGCGTGTTGCGATCGGGCGTGCAATTGTCCGTAATCCGAAGGTTCTTCTGATGGATGAGCCGCTGTCGAACCTGGATGCGAAGCTTCGCAACCAGATGCGTGCCGAGATCATCAAGCTGCGTCAGAAGATCCATACGACGTTCATCTACGTTACCCATGATCAGACGGAAGCGATGACGCTTGGCGATCGGATAGTGATCATGAAGGATGGTGTCATTCAGCAGATTGGCACGCCGCAGACGGTATATGATAATCCGGTGAATCTGTTTGTGGCAGGGTTCATTGGTGTTCCGCAGATGAACTTTTATGATGGAACGCTGATCAAGAAGGCAGACGGCAGCTATGCGGTGCAGGTAGAGGATGCGGTGATTGACCTTTCGGCTGAGAAGTGTGCGCATCTGAAGGAGCGCGGCGTTGAGGGACAGGAAGTGACGATCGGTGTTCGTCCGGAGCACATTACGCTGACCAGAGCCGAAGGAAAGATGGTTAAGGGAACGGTTGATGTTGCGGAGCTGATGGGAGCTTCGGAGCATCTGCATGTGAATGCGATGGGCAAGGACGGCATCATCATTGTGCCGACGCTGGATCTGAAGGGAAGCAGCTTCCGGATCGGATCCTCGATTGAGTTTACGTTCCCGGGATCGATGGTGCATGTGTTTGACAAGAAGACGGGCATCAATCTGGAGTATGATCCTCAGACGATGAAGCAGTAA
- a CDS encoding cupin domain-containing protein, whose product MKEKVGEVFSIAVENPPVTGCTISREVQGGDNAITYFSLAANTDISAEIHPYHKLLIVANGSLEVYGTPEVQKTLQAGESILTPADQPIGIQSSAGAVYTEIAIRRNDIMNEAVKAGEVFRLADLVPYVDGKIVNMDVVHNEKMKFVVMAFDEGTGLSEHAAPGEAIIFALDGEGVIRYEGVDHPIKAGENFHFAKGGLHAVTAVKKFKMALLLTLE is encoded by the coding sequence ATGAAAGAAAAAGTTGGAGAAGTATTTTCGATCGCAGTCGAAAACCCTCCGGTTACGGGCTGCACGATCTCGCGGGAGGTTCAGGGTGGTGACAATGCCATCACCTACTTCTCGCTTGCCGCAAATACAGATATCAGTGCCGAGATTCATCCCTACCATAAGCTGCTGATCGTCGCTAACGGCAGTCTGGAGGTATATGGAACCCCGGAAGTTCAAAAGACGCTGCAGGCCGGTGAGAGTATCCTTACACCTGCCGATCAGCCCATCGGGATCCAAAGCTCTGCAGGAGCTGTTTATACAGAAATCGCAATCAGGAGGAATGACATTATGAATGAAGCAGTAAAAGCCGGCGAAGTATTCCGCCTCGCTGACCTTGTCCCTTATGTGGACGGCAAGATTGTCAATATGGACGTCGTCCATAACGAGAAGATGAAATTTGTCGTCATGGCATTTGACGAAGGAACCGGACTCTCGGAACACGCAGCCCCCGGTGAAGCAATCATCTTTGCCCTCGATGGGGAAGGCGTAATCCGCTATGAAGGTGTAGATCACCCGATCAAGGCAGGGGAAAACTTCCACTTTGCTAAGGGCGGCCTGCACGCCGTAACAGCAGTGAAGAAGTTCAAGATGGCACTGCTGCTGACGCTGGAATAA
- a CDS encoding iron-containing alcohol dehydrogenase produces the protein MENFVLQMPVPYYFGRGQIVQLDPVLSSYQRVLLVYGGGSIRRNGIYDDVLRHCHGVLTEFSGIESNPSIETVARGVEAARSSESDVIVAVGAGSVIDCAKAIAAGVYWEGDLWEMVTHAGEIQRALPLIAIPTAAATGSEFNSTSVISNAKLVLKKGFSHPLLYPIACIADPSYTFSVPVRQTRAGAADTMSHILEDYFKPGFDAPIADGIAEVLLRTVMASLEKVLAKPDDYDARADLLYASDIGIKSLTAYGKKGTWSCHSISHALTAHYGVNHGESLAVITPFWMEQVLNDATVRRFDQFARNVFALSDRDPMTNARAGIDALRSFWKKAGLPVSLRELGIVNQEGLSDIAMELHETRDYSSAFMDLSLSDLETILRRAW, from the coding sequence ATGGAAAACTTTGTGCTGCAGATGCCTGTTCCGTATTATTTCGGGCGGGGACAGATCGTTCAGCTGGATCCTGTTCTTTCTTCGTATCAGCGGGTTCTTCTGGTATATGGAGGCGGTTCAATCAGAAGAAACGGAATCTATGACGACGTTTTGCGGCATTGTCACGGAGTGTTGACGGAATTTTCCGGCATTGAAAGCAATCCTTCGATTGAGACAGTGGCGCGTGGCGTTGAAGCTGCCAGAAGCAGCGAAAGTGACGTGATTGTTGCGGTTGGCGCGGGCAGTGTCATTGATTGTGCCAAGGCCATTGCGGCCGGGGTGTACTGGGAAGGTGATCTCTGGGAGATGGTGACGCATGCAGGTGAAATTCAGCGTGCGCTTCCGTTGATCGCCATTCCGACAGCGGCAGCGACGGGGTCGGAGTTCAACAGTACATCGGTCATTTCCAATGCGAAGCTGGTTCTGAAGAAAGGATTCTCGCATCCGCTGCTGTATCCGATCGCCTGTATCGCGGATCCTTCCTATACATTCAGCGTACCTGTGCGACAAACGCGGGCTGGAGCGGCCGATACGATGAGCCATATTCTGGAAGACTATTTCAAGCCGGGCTTTGATGCGCCGATTGCGGACGGCATTGCGGAAGTGCTGCTGCGGACGGTGATGGCCTCGCTGGAGAAGGTACTGGCAAAGCCGGATGATTATGATGCACGGGCGGATCTTCTGTATGCGTCGGACATCGGGATCAAGTCACTGACTGCGTATGGAAAGAAGGGGACTTGGAGCTGCCACAGCATTTCCCATGCGCTGACGGCCCACTATGGGGTGAACCACGGTGAGTCACTGGCGGTCATTACGCCATTCTGGATGGAACAGGTGTTGAATGATGCGACGGTGAGGCGCTTTGATCAGTTTGCGCGGAATGTGTTCGCTCTTTCAGATCGGGATCCGATGACGAATGCAAGGGCGGGGATTGATGCGCTGCGGTCGTTCTGGAAAAAAGCGGGCCTTCCGGTTTCATTGCGTGAACTTGGCATCGTTAATCAAGAGGGTCTTTCTGATATTGCCATGGAGCTTCATGAGACACGCGATTACTCGTCTGCGTTCATGGATCTTTCGCTTTCGGATCTGGAAACGATTCTTCGTCGGGCGTGGTAA
- a CDS encoding M15 family metallopeptidase — protein sequence METKYRWKVIVVIILSAVILGLLAFLQFGSRISLPSLHPVAAATPTPTATPTAVATPALTPQPTPIPTATPEVVDVTSDDSLTRIVNRDHTLSEDYVPADLRSVDVYKAKDVQLRDEAAASLEQMFAAAQADDVYLKLVDGYRSYKEQRSLYHTYLNANGSGYVNKIDDIPGASEHQLGLAADIGNYNGACELQTCFKDYSSYRWLSEHAADYGWIERFPQGRQSVTGVVYSPWHYRYVGVEEAKKIKASGLTMEEYYQLVPETGDGANE from the coding sequence ATGGAAACGAAGTATCGCTGGAAAGTTATTGTGGTCATTATCCTTTCGGCTGTGATCCTGGGATTGCTGGCATTTCTGCAGTTCGGCAGCCGTATCTCTCTGCCTTCGCTGCACCCGGTGGCTGCTGCGACACCTACGCCGACGGCGACGCCCACTGCTGTGGCGACACCTGCGCTTACGCCCCAGCCAACCCCGATACCGACAGCCACACCCGAAGTCGTGGATGTTACATCGGATGATTCCCTGACACGGATCGTGAACCGTGACCATACGTTGTCGGAAGACTATGTGCCTGCAGATCTGAGGTCAGTCGACGTATATAAGGCAAAGGATGTTCAGCTGCGCGATGAGGCGGCTGCGTCACTGGAACAGATGTTTGCGGCCGCTCAGGCGGATGATGTGTATCTGAAGCTGGTTGACGGCTATCGCAGCTATAAGGAGCAGCGTTCTCTGTACCATACGTATCTCAACGCCAACGGTTCGGGCTATGTGAACAAGATTGATGATATTCCCGGTGCCTCGGAACATCAGCTGGGACTGGCGGCGGATATTGGCAACTACAACGGTGCATGTGAGCTGCAGACCTGTTTCAAGGATTATTCTTCCTATCGCTGGCTCAGTGAACATGCGGCTGACTACGGATGGATTGAGCGCTTCCCGCAGGGCAGGCAGTCCGTTACCGGCGTTGTCTACAGTCCGTGGCACTACCGGTATGTCGGCGTCGAGGAGGCGAAGAAGATCAAGGCTTCCGGTCTGACAATGGAAGAGTATTACCAGCTGGTTCCTGAAACCGGTGATGGTGCAAACGAGTAA
- a CDS encoding RNA-guided endonuclease InsQ/TnpB family protein → MYLTQTNYIRHLPKDQYEAILEMCSYANNLYNVGLYQIRQYFFATNKYLRYEENYHLCKDNENYKLLQAGISQQILRTCDHAFRSFFALLSKKKSGGYDKKVRIPHYRTKGGKYLLVLSANAINIRNGNLIVAMSRMFSKQHPDLDSIRIPVPERISGRHIAEVRIVPVLNGKALKIQYCYEQEEEPQNLNADNVLAIDVGLDNLASCVTTTGTSFIVDGRKIKSINQWYNRQIAHYASIKDHQNIKGFTARMSRITDKRNRQVTDYMHKAARHIVDYCIANDIGTLIVGHSVDQKQSVNMGKANNQKFVQIPFNQLRTYLKTLCERYGIAYIETEESYTSKASFLDGDAIPVYDTKHPYAGTFSGKRIKRGLYSTKENTLVNADINGACNIAKKGKQNLSFEGLCRGLLASPLRIRIA, encoded by the coding sequence ATGTATCTGACGCAGACAAACTACATTCGGCATCTTCCAAAGGACCAGTACGAAGCGATCCTTGAGATGTGCTCGTATGCCAACAATCTGTACAACGTTGGACTGTATCAGATCCGTCAGTATTTCTTTGCGACGAACAAGTATCTGCGGTATGAAGAGAACTACCATCTTTGCAAAGATAATGAAAATTACAAGCTGCTGCAGGCCGGCATTTCCCAGCAGATCCTGCGGACGTGCGACCATGCCTTCCGGTCTTTCTTTGCGCTGCTGAGCAAAAAGAAGTCCGGCGGCTACGACAAGAAAGTGCGCATTCCACACTACCGCACGAAAGGCGGAAAGTATCTGCTGGTATTGTCAGCGAACGCGATCAACATCAGAAACGGCAATCTGATCGTTGCGATGAGTCGTATGTTTTCGAAGCAGCATCCGGATCTGGATTCCATACGCATTCCGGTACCTGAAAGAATTTCAGGCAGGCACATCGCTGAAGTACGCATCGTGCCCGTTCTGAACGGCAAGGCACTGAAGATTCAGTACTGCTACGAACAGGAAGAAGAGCCGCAGAATCTGAATGCGGACAATGTATTAGCCATTGATGTCGGTCTCGATAATCTTGCGTCGTGTGTAACAACCACGGGGACGTCCTTCATCGTTGATGGACGTAAGATCAAATCAATCAACCAGTGGTACAACAGGCAGATTGCACACTACGCATCGATCAAAGACCATCAGAACATCAAAGGCTTTACAGCCCGTATGAGCCGCATCACAGACAAGCGTAACCGGCAGGTGACAGACTACATGCACAAGGCGGCACGCCATATCGTTGATTACTGCATTGCCAATGATATCGGCACGCTCATTGTCGGACACAGCGTTGACCAGAAACAGTCGGTCAATATGGGCAAAGCGAATAATCAGAAGTTTGTTCAGATCCCGTTTAACCAGCTTCGCACGTATCTGAAAACGCTGTGCGAACGATATGGCATTGCATACATCGAAACGGAAGAATCTTACACGTCAAAGGCATCGTTCTTAGACGGTGACGCGATTCCGGTGTACGACACAAAACATCCGTATGCCGGTACATTCTCAGGCAAACGCATCAAACGGGGATTGTACAGTACCAAAGAAAACACGCTCGTTAACGCAGACATCAACGGAGCGTGCAACATTGCAAAGAAAGGTAAACAGAACCTCAGCTTTGAAGGACTGTGTAGAGGGCTGTTGGCAAGCCCTTTGAGAATAAGGATTGCGTAA
- the hcp gene encoding hydroxylamine reductase, protein MDSKMFCFQCEQTAGGTGCQGCAGVCGKSYEVAGLQDELTGALIGLAKTSEKNGSHEAGTYRLLIKGLFTTITNVNFNEETLKIQIDEVHAEKAKISAIGEPDYNMKDLWNADEDIRSLKSLILFGIRGMAAYAYHAGVLGYTSDEVNQFFVKALCAIGENHTMDELLPIVMEVGQVNYKCMEMLDRANTETFGNPEPATVSLKVEKGPFIVVSGHDLYDLKQILEQTQGKGINVYTHGEMLPAHGYPELRKYPNLKGNFGTAWQNQQKEFANIPAPVVFTTNCLMPVRASYKDRVFTTEVVSYPELVHIGDDKDFTPVIEKALELGGYTEDTQFTGINGGTTVMTGFAHHTVLGVADKLIEAVKSGQIKRFLLVGGCDGARPGRNYYTNLVKNTPSDTVILTLACGKYRFNDLDLGTVAGLPRILDMGQCNDAFSAIQVALALADAFGCSVNELPLSIILSWYEQKAVCVLLTLLSLGIRNIKLGPTLPAFISPNVLDYLVKTYNIAPIGTVDDDLKAIFG, encoded by the coding sequence ATGGACAGCAAAATGTTTTGTTTTCAGTGTGAACAGACGGCCGGCGGAACCGGCTGTCAGGGATGCGCAGGCGTCTGCGGAAAAAGCTACGAAGTCGCCGGCCTTCAGGATGAGCTGACCGGTGCCCTCATCGGCCTTGCGAAGACGTCAGAAAAGAATGGCAGCCACGAGGCAGGAACCTACCGTCTGCTGATCAAGGGTTTATTCACAACCATCACCAACGTGAACTTCAATGAAGAGACACTGAAGATCCAGATCGATGAAGTTCATGCCGAGAAGGCAAAGATCAGCGCCATCGGCGAGCCTGATTACAACATGAAAGACCTCTGGAATGCGGATGAAGATATCCGTTCCCTGAAATCTCTGATTCTCTTCGGTATCCGCGGCATGGCTGCCTATGCCTATCATGCCGGCGTTCTTGGGTATACCAGTGACGAAGTGAATCAGTTCTTCGTCAAAGCACTGTGTGCCATTGGCGAAAATCACACGATGGATGAGCTGCTTCCGATCGTAATGGAAGTCGGTCAGGTCAACTACAAGTGCATGGAGATGCTTGACCGCGCAAATACCGAGACCTTCGGCAACCCAGAGCCGGCAACCGTCTCTCTGAAGGTGGAAAAGGGACCGTTCATCGTCGTCTCCGGCCATGATCTGTATGATTTGAAGCAGATTCTGGAGCAGACCCAGGGTAAGGGCATCAATGTCTATACCCATGGTGAAATGCTGCCGGCACACGGATATCCTGAGCTTCGGAAGTATCCCAATCTGAAGGGCAACTTCGGTACCGCATGGCAGAACCAGCAGAAAGAATTCGCCAACATTCCGGCGCCGGTTGTATTCACCACCAACTGCCTGATGCCTGTTCGCGCCAGCTACAAGGACCGCGTCTTTACGACGGAAGTCGTTTCGTATCCAGAGCTGGTTCACATCGGCGATGACAAGGACTTTACGCCTGTTATTGAAAAGGCTCTGGAACTTGGCGGATACACAGAAGACACCCAGTTCACCGGCATCAATGGCGGCACCACGGTCATGACCGGATTTGCTCATCATACGGTGCTCGGCGTTGCGGACAAGCTCATCGAAGCTGTCAAGAGCGGTCAGATCAAGCGCTTCCTGCTGGTTGGCGGATGCGATGGTGCGCGCCCGGGCAGAAATTACTACACAAATCTCGTAAAGAATACGCCGTCTGACACAGTGATTCTGACGCTCGCCTGCGGAAAGTACCGCTTCAATGATCTGGATCTTGGTACGGTTGCCGGTCTGCCCCGCATTCTTGATATGGGCCAGTGCAATGATGCGTTCAGCGCCATTCAGGTTGCCCTGGCACTGGCAGATGCCTTCGGCTGCAGCGTCAATGAGCTGCCGCTGTCCATCATCCTTTCCTGGTATGAGCAGAAGGCGGTCTGCGTACTGCTGACGCTGCTGTCGCTCGGTATCCGCAACATCAAGCTGGGGCCGACGCTGCCGGCCTTCATCTCGCCCAATGTTCTGGATTATCTGGTAAAGACTTACAACATTGCGCCGATCGGGACCGTCGATGATGATCTCAAGGCCATCTTCGGATAA
- a CDS encoding HAD family hydrolase, which produces MIRNIVFDLGGVLITYNPEAALLMAGYSKEEADRLNHAVFLDPLWRELDRGTYRSMKEALPLFVKAHPQDQALIQNFFSKDWMKILFQPIEESVVFMKKLKQEGYRIYFLTNYAADTYQETSSRLPFFRMANGTVVSADVKLLKPDPRIYQTLLERYHLSPEETVFFDDSEINVQAAIACGIHACTFHSVSDAEEFLNQLQ; this is translated from the coding sequence ATGATCCGAAACATCGTCTTTGATCTTGGCGGCGTATTGATCACCTATAATCCTGAAGCCGCTCTGTTGATGGCAGGTTACAGTAAAGAAGAAGCCGACCGGCTCAATCATGCCGTCTTTCTTGATCCACTGTGGAGAGAACTGGATCGCGGAACGTACCGTTCCATGAAAGAGGCACTTCCCCTCTTCGTAAAGGCGCACCCGCAGGATCAGGCACTGATCCAAAATTTCTTCTCCAAAGACTGGATGAAGATCCTGTTCCAGCCGATTGAGGAAAGTGTCGTATTTATGAAAAAGCTGAAACAGGAAGGCTATCGCATCTACTTCCTAACGAATTACGCTGCCGACACCTATCAGGAAACCTCGAGCCGCCTTCCATTCTTCAGAATGGCCAACGGCACGGTTGTGTCCGCCGACGTAAAGCTGCTCAAGCCCGATCCCCGCATCTATCAGACACTGCTGGAACGGTATCATCTATCCCCGGAAGAAACCGTCTTCTTCGACGACAGCGAGATCAACGTTCAGGCCGCCATCGCCTGCGGTATTCATGCCTGCACATTTCATAGCGTGAGCGACGCGGAAGAATTCCTGAACCAGCTGCAGTAA